From the genome of Lawsonella clevelandensis, one region includes:
- a CDS encoding inorganic diphosphatase — protein sequence MSLDVIIEIPKGSRNKYEVDHETGRICLDRYLFTPMAYPADYGFIDHTLGEDGDPLDALVILPEPVFPGCVVPARVVGVFNMTDEAGGDDKLIAVLDDVRWNHIHDIDDVPQDLRNEIEHFFVHYKDLEPNKEVSGTGWGDKAAAEKILEEAKERYQG from the coding sequence ATGAGCCTCGACGTCATCATTGAGATCCCCAAGGGGTCCCGCAACAAGTACGAAGTTGACCACGAGACTGGTCGCATATGTCTGGACCGCTACCTCTTCACCCCCATGGCCTACCCGGCCGACTATGGCTTCATTGACCACACCCTGGGTGAGGATGGCGACCCGCTGGATGCCCTCGTCATTCTGCCGGAACCCGTCTTCCCCGGCTGCGTTGTGCCCGCCCGCGTGGTCGGCGTCTTCAACATGACCGACGAAGCCGGCGGCGACGACAAGCTGATCGCTGTGCTGGACGATGTGCGCTGGAACCACATCCACGACATCGATGACGTACCGCAGGATCTCCGCAACGAGATCGAGCACTTCTTTGTCCATTACAAGGACTTGGAGCCCAACAAGGAAGTTTCCGGCACCGGTTGGGGCGACAAGGCTGCTGCCGAGAAGATCCTGGAAGAAGCCAAGGAACGCTACCAGGGCTAA
- the dacB gene encoding D-alanyl-D-alanine carboxypeptidase/D-alanyl-D-alanine endopeptidase: protein MKDRKRLTIALSVLMVILLAVGTALAFYIVPRMRGVNATDSSSWVKGIALPPTMEERDDVFQPVSQDAPIPDADILSARLNALLSDSTMANFTGSVHDAMSGKTLWEHQPDKALQSASVMKLLTAQAALLVLPDEQRVKTETLLLGNGTVVLRGYGDVTLSTARTGQDSFYHGAARLSELAKHTKVALQKRGITATKVVVDTSLYQESAMAKGWNSADIGGGFIAPMSPVMVDGARLNASWEDSPRAESPATQAGRALAHYLGVDTVTVTSTRTKTSTVLGTVWSAPLLTRLHDVLIHSDNVLAEAIGREIAVKEGQPATFQGATIAIRHILEKNDINTSGLKMFDSSGLSLRNRVSSHTLVDVLRLSAKKSQSRALLDDLPVSGGSGTLSNRFYDGSSARGWIRAKTGTLSTASSLAGIAVTQNGRVLVFAFIINGEGPSTARPVLDALAATLQACGCQPK, encoded by the coding sequence ATGAAAGACCGTAAGCGTCTCACCATTGCCCTCTCCGTGTTGATGGTTATTCTGCTCGCGGTCGGTACCGCACTTGCCTTTTACATCGTGCCGCGGATGCGGGGTGTGAACGCCACCGACTCATCCTCCTGGGTGAAAGGTATTGCCCTGCCACCCACCATGGAAGAACGCGATGACGTGTTCCAGCCGGTATCCCAAGATGCCCCCATTCCCGATGCAGACATCCTCTCCGCCCGCCTGAACGCACTGCTCAGCGACTCCACCATGGCGAACTTCACCGGCTCCGTCCACGACGCCATGAGCGGGAAAACCTTGTGGGAGCACCAGCCGGACAAAGCCCTGCAATCGGCCAGTGTGATGAAGCTGCTCACCGCTCAGGCGGCCCTCCTGGTACTTCCCGATGAGCAGCGGGTCAAAACGGAAACCCTCTTGCTCGGTAACGGCACTGTCGTGCTGCGCGGCTACGGGGACGTCACTCTCTCCACCGCCCGCACCGGCCAGGACAGCTTCTACCATGGTGCGGCACGCCTCTCCGAGCTAGCCAAGCACACTAAGGTTGCCCTGCAAAAGCGCGGTATCACCGCTACCAAAGTGGTCGTAGATACCTCCCTCTACCAGGAATCCGCTATGGCGAAGGGCTGGAATTCTGCCGACATTGGCGGCGGGTTCATTGCCCCCATGTCCCCGGTGATGGTGGACGGTGCCCGCCTCAACGCCAGCTGGGAGGATTCCCCCCGCGCAGAGAGCCCGGCCACCCAGGCAGGGCGCGCGCTAGCCCACTATCTGGGCGTGGATACCGTCACCGTCACCAGCACCCGTACCAAGACCTCCACCGTGTTAGGTACGGTGTGGTCCGCGCCGCTTCTCACCCGACTCCATGACGTCCTCATCCACTCCGACAATGTGCTGGCGGAGGCCATCGGCCGAGAAATCGCAGTGAAGGAAGGACAGCCCGCCACCTTCCAGGGAGCCACCATCGCCATCCGTCATATCCTGGAGAAGAACGACATCAACACCTCCGGTCTCAAGATGTTCGACTCCTCGGGGCTGTCGTTGCGCAACCGGGTGTCCTCCCATACCCTCGTCGACGTGCTGCGACTGTCGGCAAAGAAGAGCCAAAGCCGGGCCCTGCTAGACGATCTGCCTGTCTCGGGTGGCTCCGGCACACTCTCCAATCGGTTCTATGACGGGTCCTCAGCGCGCGGCTGGATCCGTGCCAAAACTGGCACGTTGAGCACCGCCAGCAGCCTGGCCGGTATCGCCGTCACCCAAAACGGCCGGGTGCTGGTGTTCGCGTTCATTATTAACGGCGAGGGCCCTTCAACCGCCCGCCCAGTCCTGGATGCCCTGGCCGCCACGCTCCAGGCTTGTGGGTGCCAGCCCAAGTAG
- the dacB gene encoding D-alanyl-D-alanine carboxypeptidase/D-alanyl-D-alanine endopeptidase yields MRTPHVQFRPRSATAGLLVSLLLCATAVAFPADGQAALPPDHSHPPATALPTVSTQPGQTALPAQPAPSGSCTLTMRKALTSTLQASGITSFGGVVSSSIELWQSGASRPLAPASVTKLLTASAALHTLNPNRRQETGVYLAIDGSLVVRGTGDVTLSRRATGPTFYRNAARLSDLARQVSDKVKLLPIKPKRLIVDTSYYTGPTMAHGWDRWDIGGGSIAPIVPAMLDGARIYDTGWYNPRTATPSLQLGATLAQYLNVKGLTVEVADSTPLALLPLGKVYSAPLTDRVHDMLLYSDNVLAESIGREVAKALAKPASFHGAASAVLTAIGTNGIPTTGAILHDTSGLSTYNRLTARTVAETLRPHTLVDKTQVTDIIEANLPVAGQSGTLRYRFGGQNAAARGHIRAKTGSLNNVSTLAGIVYSLRTSTPYYFAFLVNGTAYWPATSLVDNLAAALYRTGC; encoded by the coding sequence ATGCGCACACCCCACGTTCAGTTCCGCCCCCGCTCTGCCACCGCAGGCCTCCTGGTAAGCCTGCTGCTGTGCGCCACTGCGGTAGCTTTTCCGGCTGACGGGCAGGCCGCCCTCCCACCCGACCACAGCCACCCGCCCGCCACAGCTCTCCCCACAGTCTCCACACAACCCGGACAAACAGCCCTCCCCGCGCAACCTGCCCCAAGCGGCTCCTGCACCCTCACCATGCGGAAGGCCCTCACCTCGACTCTGCAGGCCAGTGGTATCACCTCCTTCGGTGGGGTGGTCTCCAGCAGCATCGAGTTGTGGCAGAGCGGCGCCAGCCGTCCCCTTGCGCCCGCTTCCGTCACTAAACTCCTCACCGCCTCCGCAGCCCTCCACACCCTCAACCCCAACCGGCGCCAAGAAACCGGCGTCTACCTGGCCATTGACGGCAGCCTGGTCGTGCGCGGAACTGGCGACGTCACCCTCTCCCGGCGCGCCACCGGCCCCACCTTCTACCGCAACGCCGCCCGCCTCTCCGACCTTGCCCGGCAGGTATCCGACAAAGTAAAGCTGCTGCCCATCAAACCCAAGCGGCTCATCGTCGACACCTCCTACTACACCGGCCCCACCATGGCCCACGGGTGGGACCGCTGGGATATCGGCGGTGGCAGCATCGCCCCCATCGTCCCCGCTATGCTGGACGGCGCCCGCATCTACGACACCGGCTGGTACAACCCCCGCACCGCCACCCCTTCCCTCCAACTGGGTGCCACCCTCGCCCAGTACCTCAACGTCAAAGGCCTCACAGTAGAAGTAGCGGACAGTACCCCACTGGCCCTCCTCCCCCTTGGCAAGGTCTATTCCGCCCCGCTCACCGACCGCGTGCACGACATGCTGCTGTACTCCGACAATGTGCTGGCCGAATCGATCGGCCGGGAAGTGGCGAAAGCCCTGGCGAAACCTGCCAGCTTCCATGGCGCAGCCTCCGCCGTACTCACCGCCATAGGCACCAACGGCATCCCCACCACCGGCGCAATCCTGCACGACACCTCTGGTCTCTCCACCTACAACCGGCTCACCGCCCGTACCGTGGCAGAAACTCTGCGCCCCCACACGCTCGTGGACAAAACGCAGGTCACGGACATCATCGAGGCCAACCTGCCAGTTGCAGGGCAGAGCGGTACCCTCCGCTACCGCTTCGGTGGGCAGAACGCCGCCGCCCGCGGCCATATCCGTGCCAAGACCGGCTCCCTCAACAACGTCAGCACCCTGGCCGGCATTGTTTACAGCCTCCGCACCAGCACCCCCTACTACTTTGCCTTCCTCGTCAACGGCACCGCTTACTGGCCAGCCACCAGCTTGGTCGATAACCTGGCTGCCGCCCTTTACCGCACAGGCTGCTAA
- the tilS gene encoding tRNA lysidine(34) synthetase TilS — MSDTTRPLPHADTFGGSGDPHMWAVTTAVRTWWESYGRPSRICVALSGGADSLALTAGAIRTGAQVTALVVDHQLQEGSTQVAHHAADQARQLGCVDALVIPIIVTDEQGAGMEAAAREARYAALDMLRAGQPVLLGHTQDDQAETLLLGLLRGSGPRAIAGMLPWEEPWGRPLLGLRRADTQAACAEHTIDVWEDPQNSDPAFTRVRVRHELLPLLRDISGGDVVPGLARTAQLVREDTVQLDAQAADLLDRLTAELPLSEPNSLPPAEPTSLPVSGLCDLPISGLCDLPDPTLRRVLRLWLHRNGQTQVGYPHLTSIARLLTDWHGQGPVTIPGGATVRRHHQQLTLQAPTCGEHCCGDTYPHPPAPIFR, encoded by the coding sequence ATGTCTGACACCACCCGCCCGCTACCCCACGCTGACACCTTCGGTGGCAGCGGAGACCCCCACATGTGGGCCGTCACCACAGCAGTCCGCACCTGGTGGGAGAGCTACGGCCGACCTAGCCGAATCTGCGTCGCGCTTTCCGGCGGGGCAGACTCGCTCGCCCTCACTGCTGGAGCCATCCGCACAGGCGCCCAAGTGACGGCACTCGTCGTTGACCACCAGCTGCAGGAGGGATCCACCCAAGTCGCCCACCATGCAGCTGACCAAGCCCGCCAACTCGGCTGCGTCGACGCCCTCGTCATCCCCATCATCGTCACCGATGAACAAGGAGCGGGGATGGAAGCCGCTGCCCGCGAAGCCCGCTACGCAGCCCTCGACATGCTGCGCGCCGGGCAGCCCGTGCTGCTGGGCCACACCCAGGACGACCAGGCAGAAACCCTGCTTTTAGGGCTACTACGCGGCTCCGGCCCGCGAGCGATCGCCGGTATGTTGCCCTGGGAGGAACCCTGGGGACGCCCGTTGCTCGGTCTGCGCCGCGCCGATACCCAGGCGGCCTGCGCCGAACACACCATTGACGTGTGGGAGGACCCACAGAACAGCGACCCCGCCTTCACTCGCGTCCGAGTGCGCCATGAGCTGCTGCCGCTGCTGCGCGACATTAGTGGGGGAGACGTGGTACCCGGGCTGGCACGCACCGCCCAACTGGTGCGGGAGGACACCGTGCAGCTAGATGCGCAGGCCGCTGACCTCCTCGACCGCCTTACTGCGGAACTTCCCCTGTCTGAGCCAAACAGCCTGCCCCCGGCTGAACCCACTAGCCTACCCGTGTCAGGGCTATGCGACCTGCCCATATCGGGGCTGTGCGACCTGCCCGACCCCACCCTGCGGCGGGTGCTCCGCCTCTGGCTGCACCGAAACGGACAAACCCAGGTGGGGTACCCACACCTCACCAGTATTGCCCGGCTCCTCACCGACTGGCACGGCCAAGGGCCTGTCACCATCCCCGGAGGTGCCACGGTGCGACGCCACCACCAGCAGCTGACCCTCCAAGCCCCCACCTGCGGAGAACACTGCTGCGGCGACACCTACCCCCACCCCCCAGCGCCCATTTTTAGGTGA
- the hpt gene encoding hypoxanthine phosphoribosyltransferase, producing MSTVPESAASYYADAIEEILIDEETLAQRVKELAEATAARHADDPEDLILICVLKGAVMFLTDFSRALPIPNQMEFMAVSSYGAGTSSSGVVRILKDLERDITGRDVVIVEDILDSGLTLSWLLRNLSSRNPRSLEVVTLLRKPEARQSVNVDCADVGFDIPDEFVVGYGLDFNEQFRSLPFVAKLKPEVFQ from the coding sequence ATGAGTACTGTGCCGGAATCAGCAGCCTCCTACTATGCAGATGCGATCGAAGAGATTCTCATTGACGAAGAAACTCTCGCCCAGCGTGTGAAGGAGCTCGCTGAAGCAACAGCCGCCCGGCACGCCGATGACCCCGAGGATCTCATCCTCATCTGCGTCCTCAAAGGCGCCGTCATGTTTCTCACCGACTTCTCCCGCGCCCTCCCCATCCCCAACCAGATGGAATTCATGGCCGTCTCCTCCTATGGTGCCGGCACCAGCTCCTCCGGCGTAGTGCGCATCCTCAAAGACCTCGAACGCGACATCACCGGCCGCGACGTCGTCATCGTCGAAGACATCCTCGACTCCGGACTCACCCTCTCCTGGCTGCTCCGTAACCTCTCCTCCCGCAACCCCCGCTCGCTCGAAGTCGTCACCCTGCTGCGCAAGCCGGAAGCACGCCAAAGCGTCAACGTGGACTGTGCCGACGTGGGATTCGATATCCCTGACGAGTTCGTCGTGGGCTACGGCCTCGACTTCAACGAGCAGTTCCGTTCCCTCCCCTTCGTCGCCAAACTGAAGCCCGAAGTATTCCAGTAA
- the ftsH gene encoding ATP-dependent zinc metalloprotease FtsH — MDRKKLFRNIGIIAFIVLLFVGLSFFGANNSVDYQSVNTSVALQQIKDGNVQKAVLEDREQVLKLTLKKKVKVEPATPQKQSLFAPPSQPGTLTGDKKTKTVEAQALTTQFPAAAADDIFTLLESSKVDAFTTEVHQSSWFTQALIYLGPTLLLILLMVWFFGRMQKNGPMGFGKSTASGINKDRPTTTFKDVAGEDEAVEELNEIKDFLQHPDRYEKLGAKIPRGVLLYGPPGTGKTLLARAVAGEAGVPFFSISGSDFVEMFAGVGASRVRDLFEQAKKNNPCIIFIDEIDAVGRQRGAGIGGGHDEREQTLNQLLVEMDGFDDRQGVILIAATNRVDVLDPALLRPGRFDRQIPVTNPDLKGRQAILKVHAKGKPFTKDCDLDALAKRTVGFSGADLANVLNEAALLTARQNQKAITPDNLEEATDRVIGGPRRTGRIISEKEKKVTAYHEAGHTICAWAMPQMDPVYKVTILPRGRTGGYSMVAGEDDSGLRTRTQLLSQIVFAMGGRTAEELVFAEPTTGASNDIEQATKIARAMVSEWGMSAKLGPVKYGEEEGDPFLGRTLGTKSTYSHEVARDIDEEVHRIIDACHTEAWATLSQYRDLLDTLSFALLEKETLRRPELEEILGSIDTRPRITEFDDFGERIPSSQPPVKTPGELAKERGEEWPPKMEKTTLPEISEDDIVHYPSPDKPAQPGRPKPVFRPIPHGPRSSGADGKRGDGAGNNQPGGSGGPTSGTGQSNGTGNGQGDGNSGRDGLGGLFGGWRPGPRRH; from the coding sequence ATGGATCGTAAGAAGCTATTCCGCAACATCGGCATCATTGCCTTTATCGTGCTGCTGTTCGTCGGCCTGTCGTTCTTCGGCGCCAACAACTCCGTCGACTACCAGTCCGTCAACACCTCCGTTGCCCTCCAACAGATCAAAGACGGCAACGTGCAAAAGGCAGTGCTGGAAGATCGTGAGCAGGTTCTCAAACTCACCCTCAAAAAGAAGGTGAAGGTCGAGCCCGCCACCCCTCAGAAACAGAGCCTCTTTGCACCCCCCAGCCAACCCGGCACTCTCACGGGAGACAAAAAGACCAAGACAGTCGAGGCACAAGCCCTCACCACCCAGTTCCCGGCTGCCGCTGCCGACGACATCTTCACCCTCCTGGAAAGCTCCAAGGTAGACGCCTTCACCACCGAGGTTCACCAGTCCAGCTGGTTCACCCAGGCCCTCATCTACCTGGGCCCCACCCTGCTCCTCATCCTCCTCATGGTGTGGTTCTTCGGACGCATGCAGAAGAACGGGCCCATGGGCTTCGGTAAATCCACCGCCAGTGGCATCAACAAAGACCGCCCTACCACCACCTTCAAAGATGTGGCCGGCGAAGACGAAGCGGTGGAAGAACTCAACGAGATCAAAGACTTTCTCCAGCACCCGGATCGGTACGAGAAACTAGGCGCCAAGATCCCTCGCGGCGTGCTCCTCTATGGCCCGCCCGGTACCGGTAAAACCCTGCTGGCGCGCGCCGTCGCAGGGGAAGCCGGCGTGCCCTTCTTCTCTATCTCCGGTTCCGACTTCGTCGAAATGTTTGCCGGTGTAGGGGCCTCCCGCGTCCGTGACCTCTTCGAGCAGGCCAAAAAGAACAACCCCTGCATCATCTTTATTGACGAGATCGACGCAGTGGGCCGCCAGCGCGGCGCCGGCATCGGCGGTGGCCATGACGAACGCGAACAAACCCTCAACCAGTTGCTGGTCGAGATGGACGGCTTTGATGACCGCCAAGGCGTTATCCTCATTGCCGCTACCAACCGCGTCGACGTCCTCGACCCCGCCCTCCTGCGCCCGGGCCGCTTCGACCGGCAGATCCCCGTCACCAACCCCGACCTCAAAGGACGACAGGCCATCCTCAAGGTGCATGCCAAAGGCAAGCCCTTCACCAAGGACTGCGACCTTGACGCGCTGGCCAAGCGCACGGTTGGTTTCTCCGGCGCAGACCTGGCCAACGTTCTCAACGAGGCGGCACTGCTGACGGCCCGCCAAAACCAGAAGGCCATCACCCCCGACAACCTCGAAGAGGCCACCGACCGGGTGATCGGAGGACCGCGCCGCACCGGCCGCATCATCTCTGAAAAGGAGAAGAAGGTGACGGCCTACCACGAGGCTGGCCACACCATCTGCGCCTGGGCAATGCCACAAATGGACCCCGTCTACAAGGTCACCATCCTGCCGCGTGGACGCACTGGCGGCTACTCCATGGTGGCCGGCGAGGACGACTCCGGCCTGCGCACCCGCACCCAACTGCTCAGCCAAATCGTCTTTGCTATGGGCGGCCGCACCGCCGAAGAACTGGTGTTCGCCGAACCCACCACCGGCGCCTCCAACGACATTGAGCAGGCCACCAAGATCGCCCGCGCCATGGTGAGCGAATGGGGCATGAGCGCTAAACTTGGACCCGTCAAGTATGGCGAAGAGGAAGGTGACCCATTCCTGGGCCGTACGCTCGGCACCAAATCCACCTACTCGCACGAAGTCGCCCGCGACATCGACGAAGAAGTGCATCGCATCATCGACGCCTGCCACACCGAGGCCTGGGCCACCCTCTCGCAGTACCGGGATCTGCTGGACACACTCTCCTTTGCCCTCCTGGAGAAAGAAACCCTCCGCCGCCCCGAGCTGGAAGAGATCCTGGGAAGTATCGACACCCGTCCACGCATCACCGAGTTCGATGACTTCGGCGAGCGTATCCCGTCCAGCCAGCCGCCGGTGAAGACCCCGGGTGAACTAGCCAAGGAACGGGGGGAAGAGTGGCCTCCGAAGATGGAAAAAACCACTCTTCCCGAGATTAGCGAAGACGATATCGTTCACTACCCAAGTCCGGATAAGCCCGCCCAGCCGGGCCGCCCCAAGCCGGTATTTCGCCCGATCCCGCACGGTCCCCGCTCCAGCGGCGCCGACGGCAAGCGGGGGGACGGCGCAGGCAACAACCAGCCTGGTGGTTCGGGTGGACCCACCAGCGGCACCGGACAGAGCAACGGCACCGGCAATGGGCAGGGTGACGGAAACAGTGGTCGTGACGGGCTGGGCGGCCTATTCGGCGGCTGGCGCCCCGGACCCCGGCGGCACTAG
- the folE gene encoding GTP cyclohydrolase I FolE encodes MSYGEYDAARVEHAIRELLIGIGEDPDREGLRDTPNRVARAYTEIFGGLHCEPSDVLATAFTEGYDELVLVRDIPVYSMCEHHLLPFHGVAHIGYLPNKETGRITGLSKLARLVDLYAKRPQVQERLTGQVADAIMERLDARGAVVVIECEHLCMAMRGIRKPGSITTTSAVRGSLRTNATSRAEALALIRDPRR; translated from the coding sequence ATGAGCTACGGAGAATACGACGCCGCGCGGGTAGAACACGCCATCCGCGAGCTGCTCATCGGCATTGGCGAAGACCCTGACCGGGAAGGACTTCGCGACACCCCCAACCGTGTCGCTCGCGCCTACACCGAAATCTTCGGCGGTCTCCACTGCGAACCTTCGGACGTCCTCGCCACCGCCTTCACAGAAGGCTACGACGAACTCGTCCTCGTCCGCGACATTCCTGTCTACAGTATGTGTGAACACCACCTACTGCCCTTCCACGGCGTCGCCCACATCGGCTACCTCCCCAATAAGGAAACTGGCCGTATTACCGGGCTTTCCAAACTGGCTCGCCTGGTCGACCTCTACGCCAAGCGCCCACAAGTACAGGAGCGTCTCACCGGTCAGGTTGCCGACGCCATCATGGAGCGCCTGGACGCCCGCGGTGCCGTCGTCGTTATCGAATGCGAGCACTTGTGCATGGCCATGCGGGGAATCCGCAAACCTGGCTCTATCACCACCACCAGTGCGGTGCGGGGCAGCCTGCGCACCAACGCCACCTCCCGCGCTGAAGCACTCGCCCTCATCCGCGACCCGCGTCGCTAA
- the folP gene encoding dihydropteroate synthase: MGILNITPDSFSDGGRWTTLDTALAHARDMVAQGAHIIDIGGESTRPGATRVTAEEETARVVPVVTALHAEGVTVSVDTMRASVAAAALDAGADLINDVSGGEADPDMRRVMADAHLPYCVMHWQTDTFGNAAGASYSDSDIIGKVVGDLQVLVERALAAGVEERNIVLDPGLGFAKTRNQDWELLRGLPYFVNSGFPVLVGASRKRFLGELLAHADPRYTPVTPPEPVERDLATAVVSAICGYAGVWCVRVHDVPGTVQALAVQRAWQLGNNPFGGEQ, encoded by the coding sequence ATGGGTATCCTCAACATCACCCCGGACTCTTTCTCGGACGGTGGCCGCTGGACTACCCTGGACACGGCCCTTGCCCATGCCCGCGATATGGTTGCCCAAGGTGCCCACATTATCGATATTGGCGGTGAATCCACCCGCCCCGGCGCTACCCGCGTAACTGCCGAAGAAGAGACAGCTCGCGTGGTCCCCGTCGTCACTGCACTTCATGCAGAGGGGGTGACGGTCTCCGTCGACACCATGCGAGCGAGTGTCGCCGCTGCTGCGTTGGACGCGGGGGCTGACCTCATCAACGATGTCTCCGGTGGGGAGGCTGACCCGGATATGCGGCGGGTGATGGCCGACGCGCACCTGCCCTACTGCGTGATGCACTGGCAGACCGACACCTTCGGCAATGCTGCCGGCGCCAGCTACAGTGATTCGGACATTATCGGCAAGGTCGTGGGTGACCTGCAGGTGTTGGTGGAGCGGGCGCTTGCCGCGGGGGTGGAGGAGCGCAATATTGTGCTCGACCCGGGTCTGGGGTTCGCTAAAACCCGCAATCAAGACTGGGAGCTGTTGCGCGGCCTGCCCTACTTTGTGAACAGTGGTTTCCCGGTGCTGGTGGGGGCTAGCCGGAAGCGCTTTCTAGGGGAGTTGCTGGCGCATGCCGATCCTCGCTACACGCCCGTCACCCCACCGGAACCTGTTGAGCGGGATCTGGCCACCGCGGTTGTCTCGGCGATCTGCGGCTATGCCGGAGTGTGGTGTGTACGCGTCCACGACGTCCCCGGTACTGTGCAGGCACTTGCAGTGCAGCGAGCCTGGCAGTTGGGCAACAATCCTTTTGGAGGCGAACAGTAG
- the folB gene encoding dihydroneopterin aldolase, protein MAEIGSSFAETAAVLDCITLTGLSAHGYHGVEAFEKEAGQLFSVDVSFWLNTRQAGATDDLTRTINYAEVAAAVHQEVTGPSRDLVETLAQQIAHRLLHDYPLMQQVEVCVHKPEAPISVPFQDVAVTIRRTRSDVAQECPRR, encoded by the coding sequence ATGGCCGAAATCGGTAGCTCTTTTGCAGAAACTGCGGCGGTGCTCGACTGCATTACTCTCACAGGCCTCTCCGCGCACGGCTACCACGGTGTGGAAGCTTTCGAAAAGGAAGCAGGGCAGCTGTTTTCCGTGGATGTGTCATTTTGGCTCAATACCCGGCAGGCGGGAGCCACCGATGACCTCACCCGCACCATTAACTATGCGGAGGTCGCCGCGGCCGTCCACCAGGAGGTGACGGGCCCCAGCCGCGACCTGGTGGAAACCCTCGCCCAGCAGATCGCCCACCGTCTTCTCCACGACTACCCCCTTATGCAGCAGGTGGAAGTGTGCGTGCACAAGCCTGAAGCGCCCATCTCGGTACCCTTCCAGGACGTCGCCGTTACCATCCGCCGTACCCGTTCCGATGTCGCCCAGGAGTGCCCCCGTCGATGA
- the folK gene encoding 2-amino-4-hydroxy-6-hydroxymethyldihydropteridine diphosphokinase, which translates to MTTALLSLGANIGDPLAQLQGAARSFAPWAYAHASIYRTAPWGVTDQPDFLNTALLVRDPTATAEEWLVRAQAAEQAAGRTRDRHWGPRTLDVDIISCWQDDAARTPIVSTDPHLLLPHPHATERSFVLVPALEMLSAHHPDLPLTGEFRRALAALLAHDPAAATSIQRDATLHLAPEGAL; encoded by the coding sequence ATGACCACTGCGTTGCTCTCCCTTGGCGCCAACATTGGCGACCCCCTCGCACAACTGCAAGGCGCCGCCCGCAGCTTCGCACCTTGGGCCTATGCCCACGCCAGCATTTACCGCACCGCCCCCTGGGGGGTCACCGATCAGCCAGATTTTCTCAATACTGCCCTGCTGGTGCGCGACCCCACTGCCACCGCCGAGGAGTGGCTCGTCCGCGCCCAGGCTGCCGAACAGGCGGCTGGCCGCACCCGTGACCGCCACTGGGGTCCCCGTACCCTCGATGTTGACATCATCTCCTGCTGGCAGGATGACGCCGCCCGCACCCCCATTGTTTCCACTGACCCGCACTTGCTGCTTCCGCACCCGCACGCCACCGAACGTAGTTTTGTGTTGGTGCCAGCATTGGAAATGCTCTCCGCCCACCACCCGGATCTGCCCCTGACGGGAGAATTCCGGCGGGCTCTCGCCGCATTGTTGGCGCACGACCCGGCGGCGGCGACTAGCATTCAACGCGACGCCACCCTTCATCTCGCCCCCGAAGGAGCGCTGTAA
- a CDS encoding DUF3180 domain-containing protein encodes MEHHPQPDSPQKAAGQQDNKLHLTAISSLLVWAAVAAFCAWLMVSTFYSNLADFTVWVSIPIMLLAIVDGAMAIYIRRAIGRNRLGQDRHQLHPVRAARAFVVGRSSAFAGAIFFGVGVGSGIYVWPRVHILAAAQADSPGVIVFTVVGFLLAAAGLVLERSCQVPPDKIEKDTAGAHA; translated from the coding sequence ATGGAGCATCACCCTCAGCCTGATTCCCCCCAGAAGGCAGCGGGGCAGCAGGACAACAAACTGCACCTCACCGCGATCAGTTCCCTCCTCGTGTGGGCTGCTGTTGCTGCCTTTTGTGCTTGGTTGATGGTCTCCACCTTTTACTCCAATTTGGCGGACTTTACCGTTTGGGTGAGTATCCCCATCATGCTTCTTGCCATCGTGGATGGTGCCATGGCGATCTACATCCGTCGCGCCATTGGGCGAAACCGATTGGGCCAGGACCGCCACCAACTCCATCCGGTGCGTGCTGCCCGGGCGTTTGTGGTGGGACGGTCGTCTGCGTTTGCCGGCGCCATCTTCTTCGGTGTGGGTGTTGGTTCGGGCATCTACGTGTGGCCGCGAGTCCATATTCTGGCGGCGGCACAAGCAGATTCACCGGGTGTCATCGTGTTTACGGTGGTGGGCTTCCTACTGGCGGCGGCGGGGTTGGTGTTGGAGCGGTCTTGCCAGGTCCCACCGGACAAGATCGAAAAAGATACGGCGGGGGCGCACGCGTAA